In Sphaerospermopsis torques-reginae ITEP-024, the genomic window AACATTATGGCTGATAAAATTTATCCTATTAATCCTGCAAAGATTGGTAATCAAAACGGATTTCGTATCCCGCAATCTTTTTTTAAAGATTATCCCCATTTAGCCAATGCTTCAGGTTATTTACAGGTATTATCTGATAACACATTGTTAGTAAAATTAGATACGGATGATATTAATAATGATGAAGATGAAAGTGTGATGTTAAGTTTATTTTTAGATTTTCTCATGCAAGATGCTATGAAAAATCCTGATAAATTGGTGATGTACACCCAGGAAATGAGCGAAGAAATAGATACTTTAGTAGCAGATGTAGAAATTGAGGAATAGACAGTGGGAAATAGGGGATCTGCATTTACTTGTAATGGTTGGCAAATATTTTTCTACCCACTATTTAACACTCAATGGATAGAATTGCGTGAAAAGGTCAAAAAATTAAAAGATGAATTACCCAAAGAGGAATTTATCAAACATCCAGACGCGAAATTATTAAAAGCCTTAAATATTGGGATTAAAGAAAAAATTGCCCAAGACCCTTTTGCATCATATTTCCTTTTACAGAAACCTTTACAAAAATATGGTCGTCTGAAAAAAAAGGGACTACCAGAAAGATATAGATTATTTTTTAAGGTTTTTAAAGAACAAAAGATAATTATTAACAAAAGATAATTATTATTCTGTGGTTAGGTTTTCCGCGCAAGGAGGGAGATAAAAAAGATTGTTACCAAGTGTTTACTAAAAAGGTTGAAAATGGTGATTTTCCTGACAGCATTGAACAATTTATGATTGAATTTATGAGTGAAGCTAATTTAGATAATTCTTAATAGAGATTTGGTAATAAAATTTCTCATCAAAGGTTTTGTTAAAAATTATGTAGAAGAGGAATTTCAAGAGGCAAGATGGTTATAGAATCAAAAATTTCTGAATCTGAGTAATAGTAGGTATTTCACTCTTGCTTTTTGTCTTTTGCCTTTTGCCTCTTGCCTTGTCATCACGACAATTTTTAACACCTACCTACTTACGTTTGAGCATAAAGACAGCCAAGATAATACCAACAATTGCTAACCCCGCAGTAGGATAAAAGAAAGCAGTGTAACTACCAAAAATATCCCTAATTCTGCCAGCTAATAAAGTTCCGCCCAAAGCTCCCATACCGTAAGCGGTGAAGACAATACCGTAATTTTTGGCGTAGTCTTGAGGTGGAAACATGATTAAAGTAGAAGTAGGTGCGATCGCTAACCAACCACCCAAAGCCAAGTAAAACAAAGAAAAAGCTACAATATAAGTGAGTACAGTTCCTTCACTAGCACTAAGCATCATAATTGAGGCAATTAAAATTAAAACAAAAGAAACAATTGCCCCCAATTTTGGCGTAAATTTATCAGTAAACCAACCAAAAAACAAACGCCCCGCACCATTAAAAACCGCAAACAAAGAAACTGTACTTGCTGCTGTAGTTGCATCCAATTTAATAATTTCCTGTGCTAAAGGACTAGAAATACCAATAGCCGCCAACCCCGCAAACGAGCCGATAGTATAGCACAACCACAACCCGTAAAAACCCGAAGTTTGCAGAATTGATCCGGAAGTTGTTCCTTGAGAATTTGCTTGTACGGAAACAGGAGGACTCCAGCCTTCTGGTTGCCAACCTGCGGGCGGTGTTTTTAATACAGTAGAAATAACCGTAATAATAGCCGCAAAAGCAATACCTAAAATGACAAAAGTTTGCTTAACTCCGAAACTATCTATCAGAGACTTTGCTAAAGGAGCAGTAATTAAAGGTGACAAACCAAACCCGATGACAGTAGCACCCACAGCCACACCTTTTTGATCAGGAAACCACTTTGCTACCACAGCCAAGGGTACACCGTAAGCAATACCCACACCAATACCAGCGATCACACCATAGGTAATAGTTAATACGGGGATATTGCCACCCAAACTAGAGAGAATATAACCCAAGGCAGTAATTAACCCACCGACACCTGTAATTAAACGAGTATCAAAACGATTGATGTAAAAGCCAGTGATCGGCATGAAAATTGCAAATACCACCAGCAACACCGTAAAGGGTAACAGGCTATCAGTTGCACCTACATTTAAGAGTTTTTCCAAAGGCTTTCTAAAGATACTCCAAGAATAAACTGTACCCAAGCACAGCAAAACAGTTATACTCAGAGGAATCAATAACCAACGGCCTTTTTCAGCAGGTATACCAAACAGTTGTACTTTTTCCATAGCCAATTATTGAATATGTGAAATAATTTTTTTGCAGTATCTCACCTTTTGGCTAGATTGCATCAAATGTAGGGGCAACCCCCTGTGGTTGCCCCCGTCCCCCGTCCCCAGTCCCCAGTCCCCAGTCACCAGTCCCCAATCACCCATTTCCTAAAAACTGTTACAGTCTATAACGCGATCGCAACATAAGGTAGGTTACGGTGTTAGTATGCCCTAAAAACGTTGAGAGAAAACCTTAACCTTATGGCAACTCTAACTGGACAAACTCCCCTCTTCGGCGGTAGCACTGGCGGTCTACTCAAAAAAGCAGAAGTAGAAGAAAAGTACGCTATCACCTGGACTGCTAAAGAGGAAAAAGTGTTTGAAATGCCCACTGGTGGCGCGGCTACAATGCGTAAAGGCGAAAACTTGCTTTATTTGGCTCGCAAGGAGTATGGCATCGCTTTAGGCGCTCAACTTCGCAAATTCAAAATTACTGACTACAAAGTTTACCGGATTCTCCCCAGTGGTGAAACAACCCTCATTCACCCTGCTGATGGAGTATTCCCTGAAAAGGTAAATGAAGGTCGTCAAATGGTGCGCCACGTACCCCGCAGAATTGGTCAAAACCCCAGCCCTGCACAACTCAAGTTCAGTGGTAAAGCTACCCACGACGCATAAGGTCTAGGTACTAGGTAAACGGTAATGGGTAATTGGTAATTGGTGATTGGTAATCAAAAACCTTTGCTAATTACCCATTATTCACGTCTATAATTCCTGTATTCTATAGCAGGAGTCAGGAGTCAGGAGTCAGGAGTCAAACCCTATTGGGGTGAGAGTTTCATGATTCATTGATATCCTAACTACTCTGTCTACGGTTATAAATCTGCTATATAAAACCTAGACAAAGCTAGACTTTACTTTCTACTTCAACGGGAGCATGGGAGCGGTTATCCCTCAGTAGACTTGCACGCTGTAGCCCAACGCGACTTTCTCAGGTTAAGATTTGGAAACAGACTATCACTATCAATGCTTGGTTTTCGCGTCGGTAATAGTCTGATTCAATACTTGATATCTGAGGATTATATATCAAGTTGGCATTTTTCTGAGCTAACTTATGTCCATTTTTGTCAACATAAGTATATTTTCGTCTATAAAATGGTCAACTTAGGACAAGCTCTATATTCTTAATTCCTATATTCTGATAACATAACTTGGCGATCGCCATACTCATAAACTCCTATTTTCTTATTACTGTCACCTGTCACCTGTCACCTGTCACCTCTGCATTTATGATTTTCCCCGACTTCCAACAATTTACAAAGCTCGCTCAACAAGGTAATTTTGTCCCTGTTTATCAAGAATGGGTTGCTGATCTAGATACTCCGGTTTCCGCTTGGTACAAGGTTTGTGCAGATCAACCTTACAGCTTTTTGCTAGAGTCGGTGGAAGGTGGTGAAAAAGTAGGCAGATATAGTTTATTAGGTTGTGATCCGCTTTGGACTTTGGAAGCCAGAGGAGATCAAACTACTCAAACTTATAGAGATGGTTCACAACAAGTTTTTACAGGTGATCCGTTTAATGTGTTAGCGGAATGTTTAGCACCTTATCACCCCGTAAAATTACCACAGCTACCTTCAGGAATTGGCGGTTTATTTGGGTTTTGGGGCTATGAGTTAATAAATTGGATTGAACCCCGTGTACCAATTCATCCCCAGGATGAGCGTAATCTCCCTGATGGGTTATGGATGCAAGTAGATCATTTATTGATATTTGATCAGGTAAAACGCAAAATTTGGGCGATCGCCTACGCAGATTTAAGGAACAATGAAAATTTAGAAATTGCCTATCAAAAAGCGTGCGATCGCATTCAAGAAATGGTAAGCAAATTATCCTTACCCATATCACCAGAAAATACTAAATTACCTTGGACATCACCCCAAAATAAACCCAAAGCAGGAATAGAAGAATACACCAGCAATTTCACTAAAAAAGAATTTTGCGCCAGTGTAGAAAAAGCCAAGGAATATATTAAAGCCGGCGATATTTTTCAAGTTGTGATTTCTCAAAGATTATCCACAGAATATCAAGGCGATCCTTTTGCTTTATATCGTTCTTTACGGCAAATTAACCCCTCACCTTACATGGCGTTTTTTAACTTCCAAGACTGGCAAATTATCGGTTCTAGTCCTGAAGTAATGGTGAAAGCAGAACGAGAAGAAGAAGGGGGAATTATTGCCACAGTTCGACCCATTGCCGGCACAAGACCAAGAGGAAAAACCACAAAAGAAGATGAAGAATTAGCAGCAGATTTATTACAAGATCCTAAAGAAGTTGCTGAACATATTATGTTAGTAGATTTAGGTAGAAATGATTTAGGAAGAGTCTGTAAAAATGGCACAGTTAAAGTTGATCAATTAATGGTAATTGAACTTTATTCTCATGTCATGCACATTGTGAGTAATGTAGTTGGAAAATTAGCAGAAAATAAAACCGCATGGGATTTATTAAAAGCGTGTTTTCCTGCGGGAACAGTAAGCGGTGCGCCGAAAATTCGCGCAATGGAAATAATTAACGAACTAGAACCAACGCGCAGAGGTGTATATTCTGGGGTGTATGGATATTATGACTTTGAAGGACAATTAAATAGTGCGATCGCCATTAGAACAATGGTTTTAAATAATAATATCGTTACCGTTCAAGCAGGTGCAGGTTTAGTTGCAGACTCAGAACCAGAAAAAGAATATGAGGAGACATTAAATAAAGCGAGAGGTTTATTAGAAGCAATTAGATGTTTGCGATAAGTTTTGTTAGTTTAAAAAAGGGAATAATAACGACAAAATAATGCACACAGACACAATCTTCTACCAAATATTCCTGACATTTCACACCCTATTATTTGAAATATTGGGAGAACCAACAGAAAATGCCAAAGATTATCAATTCACCTCAGTAGAAGTGAAAGAAAAAGCATTTAGATTTGATGGGATTTTTCAAACAGATAATGTTGAGAAACCCATCTATTTTGTGGAAGTGCAATTTCAACCCAAACCGGATTTTTACTGGGAATTAATAGCAGAAATAAACATTTATCTCAATCAATTTAAACCTGTACAAGATTGGCAAGCAATAGCGTTATTTGCAAAACGGAGTTTAGACGTAGGAGAACTAACAACTTATCAACAAGAATTAATTAACAGTGGGAGAATTAAAAGAATATATTTAGATGAATTACCACCAGGTTCAATAGGAATGGGGTTAATTGAATTAATTGTGAGTAAAGAA contains:
- the trpE gene encoding anthranilate synthase component I; this translates as MIFPDFQQFTKLAQQGNFVPVYQEWVADLDTPVSAWYKVCADQPYSFLLESVEGGEKVGRYSLLGCDPLWTLEARGDQTTQTYRDGSQQVFTGDPFNVLAECLAPYHPVKLPQLPSGIGGLFGFWGYELINWIEPRVPIHPQDERNLPDGLWMQVDHLLIFDQVKRKIWAIAYADLRNNENLEIAYQKACDRIQEMVSKLSLPISPENTKLPWTSPQNKPKAGIEEYTSNFTKKEFCASVEKAKEYIKAGDIFQVVISQRLSTEYQGDPFALYRSLRQINPSPYMAFFNFQDWQIIGSSPEVMVKAEREEEGGIIATVRPIAGTRPRGKTTKEDEELAADLLQDPKEVAEHIMLVDLGRNDLGRVCKNGTVKVDQLMVIELYSHVMHIVSNVVGKLAENKTAWDLLKACFPAGTVSGAPKIRAMEIINELEPTRRGVYSGVYGYYDFEGQLNSAIAIRTMVLNNNIVTVQAGAGLVADSEPEKEYEETLNKARGLLEAIRCLR
- a CDS encoding L-lactate MFS transporter, with product MEKVQLFGIPAEKGRWLLIPLSITVLLCLGTVYSWSIFRKPLEKLLNVGATDSLLPFTVLLVVFAIFMPITGFYINRFDTRLITGVGGLITALGYILSSLGGNIPVLTITYGVIAGIGVGIAYGVPLAVVAKWFPDQKGVAVGATVIGFGLSPLITAPLAKSLIDSFGVKQTFVILGIAFAAIITVISTVLKTPPAGWQPEGWSPPVSVQANSQGTTSGSILQTSGFYGLWLCYTIGSFAGLAAIGISSPLAQEIIKLDATTAASTVSLFAVFNGAGRLFFGWFTDKFTPKLGAIVSFVLILIASIMMLSASEGTVLTYIVAFSLFYLALGGWLAIAPTSTLIMFPPQDYAKNYGIVFTAYGMGALGGTLLAGRIRDIFGSYTAFFYPTAGLAIVGIILAVFMLKRK
- a CDS encoding photosystem I reaction center subunit II PsaD gives rise to the protein MATLTGQTPLFGGSTGGLLKKAEVEEKYAITWTAKEEKVFEMPTGGAATMRKGENLLYLARKEYGIALGAQLRKFKITDYKVYRILPSGETTLIHPADGVFPEKVNEGRQMVRHVPRRIGQNPSPAQLKFSGKATHDA
- a CDS encoding Rpn family recombination-promoting nuclease/putative transposase, whose product is MHTDTIFYQIFLTFHTLLFEILGEPTENAKDYQFTSVEVKEKAFRFDGIFQTDNVEKPIYFVEVQFQPKPDFYWELIAEINIYLNQFKPVQDWQAIALFAKRSLDVGELTTYQQELINSGRIKRIYLDELPPGSIGMGLIELIVSKEAQAPELVKNLMERTKTEIEDDNEKQGIIELLETVLLSKFSQLSRQEIEAMFLVSDIKQTRVYQEAKQEGKQDEAINLLLRMLSKRFGKLSANYIQNLNSLNIEQLEKLGEAFLDFTDIHDLEIWLQSEIGR